The Pseudomonas nunensis genome includes the window CGGCGAAACCGCCGATACCCTGGCCGCCCTGCGCAACGCCAAGGAACTCGGTTTCCTCGCCAGCCTGGCGATCTGCAACGTCGGCATCAGCTCGCTGGTGCGTGAGTCCGACCTGACCCTGCTGACCCAGGCCGGTCGTGAAATCGGCGTGGCCTCGACCAAAGCCTTCACCACTCAGTTGGTCGGCCTGTTGCTGCTGACCCTATCCCTCGGTCAAGTGCGCAATACATTGGCTCCAGGCGTCGAAGCCACGCTGGTGGAAGAACTGCGCCGCCTGCCAACCCGTCTGGGCGAAGCGCTGGCGATGGACAGCACCGTGGAAAAAATCGCCGAGCTGTTCGCCGACAAGAACCACACCTTGTTCCTCGGTCGCGGCGCGCAATACCCGGTAGCAATGGAAGGGGCCCTGAAGCTCAAGGAAATCTCCTACATCCACGCCGAAGCCTACCCGGCCGGTGAACTGAAGCACGGTCCGTTGGCGCTTGTGGATAACGACATGCCAGTGGTCACCGTGGCGCCGAACAACGAACTGCTGGAGAAGTTGAAATCCAACCTCCAGGAAGTCCGCGCCCGTGGCGGTGAGCTGATCGTCTTTGCCGACCAGAAAGCCGGCATGACCAATGGCGAAGGCACCCACGTCGTGCAAATGCCGAGCATCCACGACATCCTGTCGCCGATCCTCTACACCATCCCGCTGCAGTTGCTGTCGTACTACGTGGCGGTGTTGAAAGGTACGGACGTTGACCAGCCGCGTAACCTGGCGAAGTCGGTGACTGTGGAATAAGTTATCCACAGGTGACGTAACTTATTGTCTGCAATAAATAAAGCTGGTCACGGTTGTAGTCGCTTCCCTAAGTCGGGGAAGAACCGCAATCGTGAATGAGGTTCACAATCTTTTTGTGAGGTTGTGATTCTTAATGTTTGAAAGCTGGTTCTCTACAAACGACTTTCGCAAGGCAAAACTAAGAACTTACTGATTCTTAGAGGCTACGCGCTTTTCTCACCTGTTCCTGTGACCTGAGGATCGACCTGAATTCAAAGATGATCGAGCTATCAAAGCCTTTCCATTTAGAGGTGATGAGCTTGAGCGAGTTCTCATGTTGTTGATATCTAGCTATCCGCTAACCTGCGAAAGCATTGGGTACTCTATGAGTAATCGCTTGCTGTTGAAATCAACGGCGGAGCTTTCTCTATTCTCCCTTTTAGTCACTGAACGGGATGATTTCTATTGGCGGCGTCGCCGCACAAAGTGGTTTGCGCCAATAACCCACGCTATGCCATTGGCCGTGTTTGAACCCAACCTCAGGGTACGTACCGATGTGGGTGAAGCCGAGCGCTTCATGGATACCGATGCTTCCCGCATTGGGTAAGGCGATGCCGGCATAAGCTGCATGAAACCCCTGTTTCTCAAGGAGCGGTAGAAGCCGCTGATAAAGCGCACGACCAATTCCTTTTCTGTGTACGGCTGGGTCGATATAGACGGTGACATCCACCGACCAACGATAGGCTTCCCTGGCTCGATGCTGGCTGGCATAAGCGTATCCAACGACCTTGCCGTCCATCTCTGCTACCAGATAGGGATACGTTGGCAGTGTTGCGGCTATTCGTGCTGCCATCTCATCGACAGTCGGTGGCGTCAGCTCAAACGAGATGACCGTGTCCAAAACCATCGGCGCATAGATAGCCTGGATGTCAGAGGCATCAGCGGGTGTAGCAACCCTCACTTTATAATTCATGTCTTTCCTTGCTGCCCCTTAAAGAACCGCGTTTGAAGGGCTGAACCACCTAGGCCCAGCCATTCAGAATGTCGCGATAGAACCGTGAACTTTGCCTCAAACGGGCTCACCGCATCCACGAACCGCAGAGAGCACCGTTCACTGAATTGGTAGCTTCTGCTCGTGGAGTCCAGGCTGCGGGATATCCACTACGACCTCTTTACCACCGAGAACCTTCGCCAGGAACAACGCCGTCAGCCCACCGAAAAACTGCGCAATGATGAATGGCGGTACGTCTGATATCCGTATCCCCGAGAACGTATCGGTGAACCCGCGAGCAATCGTCACCGCCGGATTCGCAAAGCTCGTAGAGGACGTGAACCAGTAGGCTGCGACAATATACGCGGCAACCACCTGAGGCACTTTTGCTTTGTGATATTTATCGCACAACAGAATTGTCAGCACCAATCCCGACGTTGCCAGGTACTCACTGAACCATTGTGATGGCCCTGTGCGAACATGATGGGAGAACTCGACTACAGGCAGCTCGAACATGAAATGCGCAGCGAATACCCCGAAGATTGCACCCGTTGTTTGAGCCGCCACGTAGGGGCCCAGTTGCTTACTGCTCAGTCCTCCGCGCAAATAATCGACTACAGAGACCACCGGGTTGAAGTGCGCACCGGAAAAAGTGGAGAAGCACACGATCAGTACATACAAGCTCGCGCCAGTTGCCAGCGCATTGGCAAGAAGCGCTAGCGCATCGTTACCGTTCGCCAGGCGCTGACCCATGATTCCAGAACCAACTACGGTGCACAGCAGAACTGCTGTACCGAGAAACTCAGCCAAGATCTTCCGTGAAGTACTCATTGGATAGGCCTATGAGGAGAGATTTGAGGGGTAGCGGCTACTGAGCTGGCTCGTAGCCGCAGACGCTGTTACGAGCAGCAGGACTTGGGCTTGACGGGCTGACTCCCTTCCACGACATACAGCGCATCGTCTGCGGAAAGGTAGGCATCTTCTGAGGCCAACTCCGTGGGCACACCGCGCTTGTAAACCCTGCCGCTATCGCCAGTGAGTTCAAGCCCAGGCCCTCGGTAGATCACCGTCACAGACTTCCCGCTCTGAACTTCAGGCTTGGTACCAGTAACAGTGACGGAGTAGAACCGGACAGAGCCTATTCGCTTGGTTGAGGCGTCGTTCCTCGCCTCAATCTTTATTCCCGTCAGACCGACCTCTTGAAGCTGCTTGTAGAACTCCTGTTCTTGAAGCACGCCCGAGTAGCAGGCCGACCACAGCTTGGTGTCTCGTTTCAATTCGTCAGGAATGGCGATATCTGAGACGTTGTCAGAAATTGCAAAGCGCCCGCCTGGTTTCAGTACCCGATATATTTCGGCGAAAACATTCTGCTTTTCGTTCTCACCAACCAGATTGATCACGCAGTTCGAAATCACCAGATCGACAGACTGATTGCCGATAAGAGGCTTGGACTGGGAGCTATCGCTGATGAACTGCTCGAAGTTTTTCCACGATGCCCAATCAGCACAAGGCTCCGTATGCAGGCGTTCCTCGGCCAGCTCCTGATCGACTTTCAGGTTGCTCGCGGATGCCTTATAGAAACGCAATGGTGCGCTATCCGTTGCCTTCTGAAAGGCATTCGCTTCACCACGAGCGATCTGCAACATGCTTGGGTTGATATCGATACCCAAGACAGCACCCTTACTGCCGGCGATTTGGGCAGCTACGTAGCAGTTCAGACCAGACCCTGATCCTAAGTCCAGGACGGCATCACCTTCGCGTACATACTTGGTCGGGTTACCGCATCCGAAGTTGGCTTCGATGATTCGCTTTGGAATGTTCTTCAGGTACTGAGCGCCATAAGCGTCGCTGCAGCAGCTCTCAGTGAGTTGCGATTCAAGGACGACGTTGCCGTTGCTCAACGCTTCGGTGTAGTCCGCGATGATTGTGTTTTCAATTGCAGAAGTCATTACTCACATCTCCCGTTTAGCAGCACGAACTACCATCAGCGCAGCACGATTCCTCGGCAGAGCCTGCGATGGGCACAAGCCCTTTGGTGACCTTGGGATCTCGAACTGAAGGCGTGTTGCAGTCGAAGAAACCGCTCTTGTCCAAGGCCGGCTCGACATAGCAGCGCACTGGTATGAATTGGCCTTGGTAAGGCGCTGACATCAAGAGATTGAAGGTCTTCTCGCACACCGCTGTACGGACGCCGCGTTGGTAGGTATGGCCGTCGTCGTCGACCGTATGCTTCCAAGGCCCCTTGTAGATAACGGCATGCCCTTGGTCGAGGCACACGCCGGCCTTACCCTTGTATGCGCTCACGGTGAACAGGCGGAACTCAATGCCGTCCTGAATGGACACAGGCACCTCGGATGCGAGCTCATAGGTGATGCCATGGAAGCCCGCCTCGCAGAGTTGCTCGGCAATAGCCGGCTCAGTTAGCGCGTTCTTGCACTCCAAACCTTCCACAGTAAAGGCCCGGATAGAAACGGCTTCCTCATCAGACAGAATCGCCGGAAATACCAGTCGACCATGACGTTGCAGTCGCTCATAGAGCGATTGCGCGATTCGGCCAAACTCGGGCTCAGCATTGAACCCTTCCCAGTAAATGTTCGCGAACACGGCCGCAGTGGGATTGGCTTCGCCCGCACTCGGACTGAACGCTACACCCTGAGCCTGCCCATACTGGGCTGTGAGTTCGTCATTGCGGCTCGCGGAGCAAATGAAAAGAGTGTCTTTTCCATCCTTCAGCGACCTGTTCAACGCATCGCTATGAGCGCGCCAAGCAATATGGCCCGGGACCTGAAGACCATCAGTTTGGTTGGCTAGCCTGAGAGCCGCCTGCAACAAAGTAAGTGACGACATCTGTTATCTCCTTAGCATTTCAGGCAGCAACGTTTGAACACACCTTCTTCTGGCGGTGTGACCGAGTCCATGAAGAGCTTGTCCAGGCGGGAATCCGAATGCTGCCAGTCGAAATGAAACTCGTGCTCCTCCAACTGCAATTCCTTCACCGTGTCGTTGTTGAGCAACGGTGAGCCCTTGTAGAGATGCAGCCGAGTCTCAAACTGGATGGGGTCGACGATGTTCTCCAGTTCGTTGCGAGCAATGAAGTCGTGCAGCTCGGCCATATCCTCAAGGCTCACCCAGGGGTTGAACGTGATGAAGGTCGGGTTGACCTTGACGGCGGTCTCCTTCAGGAACGCCAACGCCTCCTCAATCATGGGCACGTTCATTTCCTTGAAGACCTGGTCGAGAACTTCCTGCTTGGGGAACTCCAGCGCGGTGGTGATGAAAGCAAGCCCGAGCTGCCCCATTTCCTTGATGGCGTCTTTGTTTTCGAGAATATGATCCACGCGAGTGGTGAAGTCGTACGTGAGGTCGGGGAACTGTGAATGCAGAGTCCGGATGATTTTCAAACCGTGCTTCTTGGCATTGAAAAAATCGGCATCCGTGAATGTGAGGTGAGTCATTCCCTGCGCGACGAGGTTCGCCACGTCGCGCTCAACGAGATCGTCGGAGACCAAAAGCACCTTGCCGTCATAGGCTGCATACACCGAACAGTAGGAACACTTATGGTGACATCCGCGCGACCCTTCGACCCCACCCACAACTTTCTTTTCGCCGAGCAACTTCTCCAGCTGAGGTTGGGGATATTTGTGTAGAGGCGGTGCCAAGTCCCTGCGCGGCAGGCGGAACCCGTCACGGATCAACTGAGGTACTACGATTTCACTGGAAAGGCCGCGAGTACGATCGATCACTCCGCGCAGATCTTGTCCCTGCTCGCCACTCAGGTGTTTAGCCAAGCTGACAATGGGTTTTTCCCACTCGCCTGCGATCGCGTAGTCACCGTACTTAGAGGCCAGGCTTTTTGCATTGATGGTCGCGTATTGACCGAAGAAGCAAATTTTCTGGGAGGGCTTTGCTTCTTTAAGCTGCTTGGCCAGCTGCGTTCCCGCAGTTAGAGAGTCAAAAAGCGGTACGCAGATGAAGACCAAATCTGCGTCGCTGAATCTCTCCAGGGAAAGCCCTTCGACGTAGATATCGATCAACTGCGCTTCGATATCTGCATCGAGTAGAGCTGTGGTTGCAGATATCGCGTTGAGCGGTTGATACCCCCCTTCGAATGTACTGGCGACCAGGTACTTCATTCTCTTTCTCCTTGAGCTCAGGCACGACGATTCGGTGACTGGAGTCACTGTTGGTTTTGTAGGAATTCGAAGTTAAAGCGATATCAGCAGAAGAACTGCCAGACCTATCAATGCTTGTAGAACTGAGCCGGCAGTTACCAAGCGCATATACCTGGCAGTGCTGTAGTCGGGAAAAGCGTCCGATTTGACCAGCCAGTAATAACTGTCGTTAGGGAGAATGGCGACGAAGGATCCCAGACACACGGCGAATGTGACGCTCATCAAGTCCACCCCGCTGGACGCCAGGATCGGCGAGAGAACGGGAGGGATGGCAGCGAAGGTCGCAAGCGAAGAGCCATTCAGTGTTTTGA containing:
- a CDS encoding arsinothricin resistance N-acetyltransferase ArsN1 family B, which encodes MNYKVRVATPADASDIQAIYAPMVLDTVISFELTPPTVDEMAARIAATLPTYPYLVAEMDGKVVGYAYASQHRAREAYRWSVDVTVYIDPAVHRKGIGRALYQRLLPLLEKQGFHAAYAGIALPNAGSIGIHEALGFTHIGTYPEVGFKHGQWHSVGYWRKPLCAATPPIEIIPFSD
- a CDS encoding aquaporin, coding for MSTSRKILAEFLGTAVLLCTVVGSGIMGQRLANGNDALALLANALATGASLYVLIVCFSTFSGAHFNPVVSVVDYLRGGLSSKQLGPYVAAQTTGAIFGVFAAHFMFELPVVEFSHHVRTGPSQWFSEYLATSGLVLTILLCDKYHKAKVPQVVAAYIVAAYWFTSSTSFANPAVTIARGFTDTFSGIRISDVPPFIIAQFFGGLTALFLAKVLGGKEVVVDIPQPGLHEQKLPIQ
- the arsM gene encoding arsinothricin biosynthesis methyltransferase ArsM — protein: MTSAIENTIIADYTEALSNGNVVLESQLTESCCSDAYGAQYLKNIPKRIIEANFGCGNPTKYVREGDAVLDLGSGSGLNCYVAAQIAGSKGAVLGIDINPSMLQIARGEANAFQKATDSAPLRFYKASASNLKVDQELAEERLHTEPCADWASWKNFEQFISDSSQSKPLIGNQSVDLVISNCVINLVGENEKQNVFAEIYRVLKPGGRFAISDNVSDIAIPDELKRDTKLWSACYSGVLQEQEFYKQLQEVGLTGIKIEARNDASTKRIGSVRFYSVTVTGTKPEVQSGKSVTVIYRGPGLELTGDSGRVYKRGVPTELASEDAYLSADDALYVVEGSQPVKPKSCCS
- the arsL gene encoding arsinothricin biosynthesis radical SAM protein ArsL, translating into MKYLVASTFEGGYQPLNAISATTALLDADIEAQLIDIYVEGLSLERFSDADLVFICVPLFDSLTAGTQLAKQLKEAKPSQKICFFGQYATINAKSLASKYGDYAIAGEWEKPIVSLAKHLSGEQGQDLRGVIDRTRGLSSEIVVPQLIRDGFRLPRRDLAPPLHKYPQPQLEKLLGEKKVVGGVEGSRGCHHKCSYCSVYAAYDGKVLLVSDDLVERDVANLVAQGMTHLTFTDADFFNAKKHGLKIIRTLHSQFPDLTYDFTTRVDHILENKDAIKEMGQLGLAFITTALEFPKQEVLDQVFKEMNVPMIEEALAFLKETAVKVNPTFITFNPWVSLEDMAELHDFIARNELENIVDPIQFETRLHLYKGSPLLNNDTVKELQLEEHEFHFDWQHSDSRLDKLFMDSVTPPEEGVFKRCCLKC